The proteins below are encoded in one region of Segatella copri:
- the ftsZ gene encoding cell division protein FtsZ → MLDNGNAPHILDFGEPEKENSIIKVIGVGGGGGNAVNHMYREGIHDVTFVLCNTDNQALNDSPVPVHLQLGKEGLGAGNKPAKARQAAEETLEDIKNMLNDGTKMAFITAGMGGGTGTGAAPVIARVSKELGILTVGIVTIPFRFEGPKKIDQALDGVEEMSKHVDALLVINNERLRQIYPDLAVLDAFGKADDTLSVAAKSIAEIITVHGLINLDFNDVKTVLKDGGVAIMSTGYGEGEGRVKKAIEDALNSPLLNDNDVFNSKKILLSIAFASEKKDNPGLTMDEMNDVNDFMEKFGDDFELKWGLAIDPELGSRVKVTVLATGFGLEDVEGMNRHLKKHTEEESRRLAEEEEKRAEREDRRKRYYGSDGNTTQYKRHPHIFLFRQEDLDNEDVILQVENTPTYKRTRQTLEEIRNIASGNTEPKEDNNDDASSVQGVISFA, encoded by the coding sequence ATGCTAGATAATGGAAACGCTCCTCATATTCTTGACTTTGGGGAACCTGAAAAAGAAAATAGCATCATCAAGGTGATTGGTGTTGGTGGTGGCGGTGGAAATGCCGTCAACCACATGTACCGCGAAGGTATACACGATGTAACATTCGTACTCTGCAACACAGACAACCAGGCACTTAACGACTCACCTGTGCCTGTACACCTGCAGCTAGGTAAGGAAGGTCTGGGTGCAGGAAACAAACCTGCCAAGGCACGCCAGGCTGCCGAAGAGACTCTTGAAGATATCAAGAACATGCTCAACGATGGAACAAAAATGGCATTCATCACAGCGGGTATGGGTGGCGGTACCGGTACAGGTGCAGCACCTGTCATCGCCAGAGTAAGTAAGGAGTTAGGTATTCTTACCGTTGGTATCGTAACCATCCCATTCCGTTTTGAAGGTCCTAAGAAGATTGACCAGGCATTGGATGGTGTAGAGGAAATGTCGAAGCATGTAGATGCCTTACTGGTAATCAACAATGAACGTCTCCGCCAGATTTATCCAGACCTTGCCGTTCTCGATGCCTTCGGCAAAGCTGACGACACCTTGAGTGTAGCTGCTAAAAGTATCGCTGAAATCATTACCGTACATGGTCTCATCAACCTTGACTTCAATGATGTGAAGACCGTACTGAAAGATGGCGGTGTGGCTATCATGAGTACAGGTTACGGTGAGGGAGAAGGAAGAGTAAAGAAAGCGATAGAAGATGCCTTGAACTCACCACTCCTTAACGATAATGACGTATTCAACTCTAAGAAGATTCTGCTCAGCATCGCATTTGCAAGCGAGAAGAAAGATAATCCTGGCCTGACCATGGACGAGATGAATGATGTCAACGACTTTATGGAGAAATTCGGTGACGACTTCGAACTGAAATGGGGTCTTGCCATTGACCCTGAATTGGGAAGCCGCGTAAAGGTAACCGTTCTCGCAACAGGTTTCGGACTCGAAGATGTAGAGGGAATGAACCGCCACCTCAAGAAACATACTGAGGAAGAATCTCGCCGTCTCGCTGAAGAAGAGGAGAAACGTGCTGAAAGAGAAGACCGCCGCAAGCGCTATTATGGCAGCGACGGCAATACGACACAGTATAAGCGTCATCCACACATATTCCTGTTCCGCCAGGAAGATTTGGATAACGAGGATGTCATCCTTCAGGTAGAAAACACGCCTACCTATAAGCGTACCCGACAGACTCTGGAAGAAATCCGTAATATAGCTTCCGGTAATACAGAACCGAAAGAAGACAATAACGATGATGCTTCTTCTGTACAGGGCGTCATCAGTTTTGCCTAA
- the ftsA gene encoding cell division protein FtsA codes for MPKEFIVAIELGSSKMTGIAGQKNLDGSITVLATVEEDSSSCIRKGVIYNIDKTCQCLTNIIKKLKNILKQDITQVYVGVGGRSIRSIKNVIVKDLPGNTIISQEMINELMDINRNMTYPDQEILDAATQEYKIDNQYQIDPVGIQCNHLEGIFLNILWRKNFYNNINTCFENANIPIAEMYLAPLAMADSVLTDSEKRAGCMLVDLGADTTTVSVYYKGILRHLSVIPLGGGNVTKDLTCLQIEEPDAEKMKLKYAKAYTDINNIDPTLNYPIDKDRVVESKKFIEIVEARVEEIVENAWFQIPVEFSDKLLGGIILTGGGSNMPEIDKVFKTHTHIDKVRIAKFVSQTVNSKDPKITNHDGTMNTVLGLLAKGDMNCAGDEIGTDLFSNSAEKPVAAEQHKAPRNPNETAGKGVVLTAAEKAAADEAARKQKELEEAEARLLAEKKAEEEEKRRKENSLIHKMMRGFKKFVKDTISEEE; via the coding sequence ATGCCAAAGGAATTTATTGTAGCTATCGAACTTGGCTCATCTAAGATGACAGGTATAGCAGGTCAGAAAAATTTGGACGGCAGCATCACCGTACTTGCCACCGTAGAGGAAGATTCATCTTCTTGCATCAGAAAGGGTGTGATCTATAACATTGACAAAACCTGCCAATGCTTGACCAACATCATCAAGAAGTTGAAGAATATACTGAAACAGGATATTACCCAGGTCTATGTAGGCGTGGGCGGTCGCTCTATACGCAGTATCAAGAACGTCATTGTCAAGGATCTCCCAGGTAACACCATCATCTCACAAGAGATGATCAATGAACTGATGGATATCAACCGCAACATGACCTATCCGGACCAGGAAATCCTGGATGCTGCAACTCAGGAATACAAGATAGACAACCAATACCAGATAGACCCTGTAGGAATACAGTGTAACCATCTGGAAGGCATCTTCCTGAATATACTTTGGCGCAAGAACTTCTATAACAATATCAATACCTGTTTTGAAAATGCCAACATTCCTATTGCAGAAATGTACCTGGCTCCTTTAGCTATGGCTGACAGCGTTTTGACAGACTCAGAAAAGCGTGCAGGCTGTATGCTTGTTGACTTGGGTGCCGATACGACAACCGTTTCTGTATATTATAAAGGTATACTTCGTCATCTCTCTGTCATCCCATTGGGCGGCGGCAACGTGACCAAAGACTTAACTTGTCTTCAGATTGAAGAGCCTGATGCAGAAAAGATGAAACTCAAGTATGCCAAGGCTTATACCGATATCAACAATATCGACCCGACCCTGAACTACCCTATCGACAAGGATAGAGTGGTTGAAAGCAAGAAGTTCATCGAAATCGTAGAAGCACGCGTAGAGGAAATCGTAGAAAACGCATGGTTCCAGATTCCTGTGGAATTCTCAGATAAGCTGTTGGGGGGTATCATCCTTACAGGTGGCGGCAGCAACATGCCTGAAATCGATAAGGTTTTCAAGACACATACCCACATCGACAAAGTACGCATTGCCAAGTTTGTTTCTCAAACAGTCAACTCCAAGGATCCTAAGATTACCAATCACGATGGTACAATGAACACCGTATTGGGACTCCTGGCAAAGGGAGACATGAACTGTGCAGGTGACGAAATCGGCACTGATCTCTTCAGCAATTCTGCAGAAAAGCCAGTAGCAGCCGAGCAGCACAAGGCTCCTAGAAACCCTAACGAGACTGCCGGCAAGGGCGTTGTTCTTACTGCGGCAGAAAAAGCGGCTGCTGACGAGGCTGCCCGCAAGCAAAAAGAACTGGAAGAAGCTGAGGCAAGACTTCTGGCAGAAAAAAAAGCCGAAGAAGAAGAAAAGAGACGCAAAGAAAACAGTCTCATCCATAAAATGATGAGAGGTTTCAAGAAGTTTGTGAAAGATACCATTTCTGAAGAAGAATAA